One segment of Comamonas thiooxydans DNA contains the following:
- a CDS encoding LysR family transcriptional regulator, which translates to MDSLTPLRAFRRIVELGSIARAADALDLSSAALSKQLRALEAQLGAVLIQRTTRRMSLTDTGRAYYAECCRLLDGFDMLEQSVRAQSQQVTGRLRVNAPLSFALSTLAPLLAHFMQRHPQLQLDLSMEDRLVDAVGQGFDVSIRLSAELADSSLIARRLASLSQMLCASPAYLQQHGRPTSVAALRGHALLNYSLAQADDGLQVPSEARASVNNSLMLRELLVAGMGIGALPSFLARPAIAKGQLEALDLQDWAEQPRHVYVVYPTQRHLQPKVRAFVDFLAEALPVAMSGDS; encoded by the coding sequence ATGGATTCGCTCACCCCTTTGCGCGCCTTTCGGCGCATTGTTGAACTGGGCAGCATTGCCAGGGCAGCCGACGCACTCGATCTTTCCTCGGCGGCTCTCAGCAAGCAGTTGCGCGCGCTGGAGGCACAGCTGGGAGCGGTGCTGATCCAGCGCACCACACGCCGCATGAGTCTGACCGATACCGGCCGGGCCTATTACGCCGAATGCTGTCGGCTGCTGGATGGCTTTGACATGCTGGAGCAATCGGTGCGGGCGCAGTCTCAGCAGGTGACCGGGCGGCTGCGCGTGAACGCGCCGCTGTCGTTTGCGCTGAGCACGCTGGCGCCGCTGCTGGCGCACTTCATGCAGCGCCATCCGCAATTGCAGCTCGATCTGTCCATGGAAGACCGGCTGGTGGACGCCGTGGGCCAGGGATTCGATGTCTCCATACGCCTGAGCGCCGAACTGGCGGATTCATCGCTGATTGCGCGGCGCCTGGCCTCGCTGTCGCAAATGCTGTGCGCTTCGCCGGCCTATTTGCAGCAACACGGCCGCCCGACCAGCGTGGCCGCGCTGCGTGGCCATGCGCTGCTGAACTACAGCCTGGCACAGGCTGACGACGGCCTGCAAGTTCCGAGCGAAGCACGAGCCAGCGTCAACAACAGCCTGATGTTGCGAGAGCTGCTGGTGGCTGGCATGGGCATTGGTGCACTGCCGTCTTTTCTGGCCCGGCCAGCCATCGCCAAGGGCCAGCTGGAGGCGTTAGACCTGCAAGACTGGGCCGAGCAGCCGCGCCATGTCTACGTGGTCTACCCCACGCAACGCCACCTGCAGCCCAAGGTGCGCGCCTTTGTGGACTTTCTGGCCGAGGCCCTGCCTGTGGCCATGAGTGGGGATTCTTGA
- a CDS encoding DsbA family protein, whose protein sequence is MTQCHDFSCALPAQAAPHPASDPVLSAAAQAAPTIDFFHDVVCGWCYVMSPRLRQVAGELGLRVRQRSFVLQASRAEMVARFGSMVQAKQTILGHWEACARHDDTQRIDIEGMRREAFEYPSGLAGALACQAAQILEGDEAHWNLFDAIQHAHMSAHRNIGDAEVLLDIATHTGFERNAFARCMESAEALNMVHQDLALAQHLGLRSIPTLIAQGLPPLQTQPLNMLRERLRALVG, encoded by the coding sequence ATGACGCAATGCCATGATTTTTCCTGCGCTCTGCCCGCGCAGGCCGCACCCCATCCAGCCTCTGACCCGGTCCTGTCCGCGGCAGCGCAGGCAGCTCCCACCATCGATTTCTTCCACGACGTGGTTTGCGGCTGGTGCTATGTGATGTCGCCGCGCCTGCGCCAGGTGGCTGGCGAGCTGGGCCTGCGCGTACGTCAGCGCAGCTTTGTGCTGCAAGCCTCTCGTGCCGAGATGGTGGCAAGGTTTGGCTCCATGGTGCAGGCCAAGCAGACCATTCTCGGGCACTGGGAGGCCTGCGCACGGCATGACGACACACAGCGCATCGACATCGAAGGCATGCGCCGCGAAGCCTTTGAGTACCCCAGCGGCCTGGCCGGCGCACTGGCCTGCCAGGCCGCCCAGATCCTGGAGGGCGACGAGGCCCACTGGAATCTGTTCGATGCCATACAGCACGCCCATATGAGTGCCCATCGCAACATAGGCGACGCCGAGGTGCTGCTGGACATCGCCACGCACACCGGCTTCGAGCGCAATGCTTTTGCACGCTGCATGGAAAGTGCCGAGGCCTTGAACATGGTTCACCAGGACCTCGCACTGGCTCAGCACCTGGGCCTGCGCAGCATTCCCACCTTGATCGCCCAGGGCCTGCCACCGCTGCAGACCCAGCCCCTGAACATGCTGCGTGAACGGCTGCGCGCCCTGGTGGGCTAA
- a CDS encoding cyclase family protein, translated as MNFSFRARVRRLPTLLLAMAAVFSGLAHAHGGHTLPAGARQDVGTSPWGPADEIGRLNLITPASRAAILQRITGGQVYDLATEYYVGMPSWQDAGDPHYQFWMTHTPRGTVVDDPMNVGKDMNATRSYTGTAFSMYSHTGTHIDALNHFGIRGRIWNGFSADQHLGDRGWQRTGIEKFPPLVARGVLIDVAAAKGVDMLPDQYRITRQDLKDALARQNVTLQEGDVVLIRTGRMKLYDQPQAYMAKPPGLGLDAARFLAEDAGAMIVGADNLSLETFPSEVDDDYVPLHSYLLAQQGIPIMELVALDGLSRDKVYEFVFIGNPLKIRGGDAAPLRPIAIPVH; from the coding sequence ATGAACTTCTCTTTCCGCGCCCGTGTCCGGCGCTTGCCCACCCTGTTGCTCGCGATGGCAGCAGTGTTCTCCGGCCTGGCTCATGCCCACGGTGGCCACACGCTCCCGGCCGGCGCCCGCCAGGACGTGGGCACCAGCCCCTGGGGGCCGGCCGACGAGATCGGCCGCCTGAACCTGATCACGCCCGCCTCGCGCGCTGCCATCCTGCAGCGCATCACGGGCGGCCAGGTCTATGACCTGGCCACCGAGTACTACGTGGGAATGCCCAGCTGGCAGGACGCAGGCGATCCGCACTACCAGTTCTGGATGACGCACACGCCGCGCGGCACCGTGGTGGACGACCCCATGAACGTAGGCAAGGACATGAACGCCACGCGCAGCTACACGGGCACGGCGTTCTCCATGTACAGCCACACGGGCACGCACATCGACGCGCTCAACCACTTCGGCATACGCGGCAGGATCTGGAACGGCTTCAGCGCCGACCAGCACCTGGGCGACCGGGGCTGGCAGCGCACGGGCATAGAGAAATTCCCGCCGCTGGTGGCGCGCGGCGTGCTGATTGATGTGGCGGCCGCCAAGGGCGTCGACATGCTTCCCGACCAGTACCGGATCACGCGCCAGGACCTCAAGGACGCGCTGGCACGCCAGAACGTGACGCTGCAGGAGGGCGATGTCGTGCTGATTCGCACGGGTCGCATGAAGCTCTACGACCAACCCCAGGCCTATATGGCCAAACCCCCGGGGCTGGGCCTGGATGCCGCGCGCTTTCTGGCAGAGGATGCCGGCGCCATGATTGTCGGCGCCGACAACCTGAGCCTGGAGACTTTCCCCTCAGAAGTGGACGATGACTATGTGCCGTTGCACAGCTACCTGCTGGCGCAGCAAGGCATTCCCATCATGGAGTTGGTGGCCCTGGACGGGCTCTCGCGAGACAAGGTTTATGAGTTCGTATTCATCGGAAACCCGTTGAAGATCCGAGGCGGCGACGCCGCGCCGCTGCGCCCGATTGCCATTCCGGTGCACTGA
- a CDS encoding LrgB family protein, protein MLSNEVIGLLSLLATVACYWVNKRLYRKHPHPLLMPIVATPMVLIGLSLLTHVSYPQYIAQTHWLVWLLGPTTVAFALPLYENRKLLRKHWMSIATGVVMASLVSISTTIAFADMFGLSEALQKGLAVRSITTPFAIEAEKVLGGPTDLAALFVLLTGVSAMLLGETVLRVLPRIRSKLATGASWGGAAHGSGVARARQAGEVQAVMASLVMMIAGAVNVLAAPWVRTLFF, encoded by the coding sequence ATGCTGTCGAATGAAGTCATCGGCCTGCTGTCGCTGCTGGCCACCGTGGCCTGCTACTGGGTCAACAAGCGCCTGTATCGCAAGCATCCCCACCCGTTGCTGATGCCCATCGTTGCCACTCCCATGGTGCTGATCGGCCTGTCGCTGCTGACCCATGTCAGCTACCCCCAATACATTGCCCAGACACACTGGCTGGTCTGGCTGCTGGGCCCCACCACGGTGGCATTTGCACTGCCGCTGTACGAGAACCGCAAGCTGCTGCGCAAGCACTGGATGTCGATTGCCACCGGAGTGGTCATGGCCAGCCTGGTCTCCATCTCCACCACCATTGCGTTTGCCGATATGTTCGGCCTGTCCGAGGCGCTGCAAAAAGGCCTGGCCGTGCGCAGCATCACGACACCGTTTGCGATCGAGGCCGAGAAAGTGCTGGGCGGCCCCACCGATCTGGCGGCGCTGTTCGTGCTGCTGACCGGGGTCAGTGCCATGCTGCTGGGCGAGACCGTGCTGCGTGTGCTGCCCCGCATCCGCAGCAAGCTGGCCACGGGCGCCAGCTGGGGCGGCGCCGCCCATGGCAGCGGCGTGGCCAGGGCGCGCCAGGCCGGCGAGGTACAGGCCGTGATGGCATCGCTGGTGATGATGATTGCCGGTGCCGTCAACGTGCTGGCCGCGCCCTGGGTACGAACACTGTTTTTCTGA